From the genome of Deltaproteobacteria bacterium:
GTCTGCAGCCACTGTTCATACCTGTCAAAATCTTCGCCTGCAGTGGCGATGATCACTGGACGCTCCCCGAGCAGGGCCAGATTGTAAGCTATGTTTCCGGCAGTACCGCCAAACTTCTCCACCAGACCATTGACGGTGAAGCAGACATTGAGGATGTGGATTTTTTCTGGAAGAATGTGATCCTCGAACTTGCCGGGAAAATCCATAATGCGGTCATACGCCAGTGAGCCGGAAACCATAATCCGCATGCGATTCCTCCTCAGGGGTCTGCCCTTCTGCTACATTCTTTCGAGAATGTGTGCCACCAGTTTCACCAGCCTCGGCGCGGCTTTTTCAGCAGTGGCGATCACCTGTTCGATGGGAGCAGGTTGATAATTATCCGGTAGATTCACATTGGTGATAACTGAAAGTCCCAGGACTTGCAGGCCGGCGTGTACAGCAACAATTACCTCTGGAATGGTGGACATTCCCACGGCATCAGCGCCGATGAACCGCAGAAAACGGGTCTCGGCTGCTGTCTCCATGCTGGGTCCGGTGACCCCCACATATATTCCTTGCTGCAGCTTCAAACCCAGCTCCAGCGCCGTTTTTTCGGCCAGCTCCTGCAAAGCCCTGCTGTACGGTGCTGTCATATCCGGAAAACGGGGGCCCCAGGCCTCCACGTTTTCGCCAATCAAGGGATTTTGCCCGGTAAGATTGATGTGATCCCTGATAAGCATCAGGTCGCCGGGACTGAACATGGGATTGAGGCCGCCGGCTGCGTTGGAGATGACCAGGGCTTTTATCCCCAGAGCCGCCATGACTCGTATAGGAAAAGTAATCTCTTTGGGATGATAGCCTTCATAGAGGTGGAAGCGTCCCTGCATAGCAGCGACCTGGCAGCCTGCCAGCCTACCGAAGATGAGCCTGCCTTTATGAGAAGCCACTGTGGATCTGGGAAAGTGGGGAATCTCCCCATAGGGAACAGTCACAGCATCCTCGATCCGTTCGGCCAGGCCGCCGAGGCCAGTGCCGAGCACCAGACCAACCCTGGGCTGCAACGAGCACCTGCCGGCCAGGTATTGCAGGCATTCTTCAACTCTAGCAATCTCTTCTTGCACCCTGAGGTCCTCAATCACAACTGGTCATATGCCCACAGGCCTGAACTCTCTGAACATTGTGGCATTGTCGAAGAGGCTCCTACTCCACTATTGCCAGCTTTTGCAGACCAGTAAGGCATTTCTCCAGACTGTCTTCGTCTTCCACGTTATAGACAGCCACCTCTCTGTTGATCTGGCGCAGCAAACCGCGGAGCACCTTCTTTGGTCCTACTTCAATAAAGAAGCGGTAGCCATCTTCGATCAGTCTCTCCATTGATTGCTGCCAGTAAACGGGTGAGCACAGTTGACGGGCCAGATTGTCCCGGGCAGCTTCCCCGCTGCTTACGTAAGCGGCATCCACGTTCGACACCAGCGGACGCCGAGGGTCTTGAAAGGCAAATCCCGCCAGGTCTTGCTGGAACTCCTTGCGGGCGGCTTCCATATACCTGCTGTGCCACGGACCGCTCACCTGCAGCCGCACGCAACGCCTCGCCCCGGCAGCAGCAGCCATCTCCATGGCCTGCGCCACACCTGTGTCGCTGCCGCTGACAATAAGCTGCCCGGGAGAATTGTAGTTGGCCATCTCAATATGGCACTCCTGGCAGATCTGGGCGACTCTGTCTGCTGCCAGATTGAGAATGGCGGCCATGGCCCCGGGGTGCTTGTCTGCTGCTTGCTGCATGCGCCTTCCCCTGAGCTTGACAAGCTGCAGCACTGCCTCCTCGTCGAGCACTGCTGCTGCATACAGAGCGCTGTATTCACCCAGACTATGGCCCGCCACAGCAGCTGGCTGCAGACCTTGCAGCTCCAGCACCAGCAGACAGGCAATGTTTACCAGAGTTATGGCGGGCTGGACATTTTCAGTGAGCACCAGCTCTTCTTCAGGCCCCTCGAAGCACAGCCTCTCCAGGTCCATGCCCAGGATGTCTGTGCCCAGCTGAAAAAGCCGACGCACATCGTCGTACGTCTCAAAGAAGGATCGTCCCATGCCCACATATTGTGAGCCCTGTCCAGGAAATAGAAATACCACGCCCTGTTTCATGCCGTCACCTGTTTGTCCGAGCAGCTTTTTTCCCCACGAACAATTGACAACCGGCCGCACCGCTGCAGGCCTGGCGCTGTAAATCTCACCTGCCCTCCCGGCAACTTCGGCAGCATCCCAAAAAACCCTGCTAAACCACCACATTAAAAAGGGAGCCCCTTTATTGTCAAGTAGAATCATGCCAGGAGTACATCCAAATAATATAAATTGCATCTGCGAAGATCTTGTCGACTTCGCCAGGCCGTTCCTGGACATTCTTGGATAATCTCCTGCCAGGCAGCTGTGGTAATTGACCTGTCTCGAAAATCTGCGGTGCGCGGCTGCAGCTTGCAACTGCTGAAACGCCTTCCTATAATTGACCGACTTTTCCTGAATTCGCGGGAGAGAGCTGCGGCGAAGCTGGCAATATATCCGAGGTCTTGTGGAAACAGCTGCAATGATCTGCTGGTTGTTCTGCTGACGATCCCTGGCAGCCGCATCCAGGTCTGGATCATGAAGGAGGATGCAGCAGGCCAGCAACCAACAGTAGACGGCCAAGTCAAGCAGTTGTATTCTTAGTATTTGCTGAGAGACCGAAATCCTCGGCTCTGCGTCTATCACGAGAAAACATTGAAAAGGGAGTTCCGTGTACAGCAAAGAGTGGCAAGGAGAATACCAGGCCAAAGGCACACAGGCGCAGCAGGTGCTCGACCAGGTAGTCAGGGATGGCTGCAGGGTCTATATCGGCAGCGGCTGCGGCGCCCCGCAATACCTGGTCCAGCAGCTGGCCCGTCGGGTGGAGAAATGCAGCGATGTGGAGATAGTCTCCACCATCGTCAGTGGCCCTGTGCCTTTCCTTCAGGACGGTCTGCAAGGCTCGTGCAGGCTCAAAGTCATGTTTGTTACAGAGCCCGTAAGGCAGGCAGTATTCGAAGGGCGCGCCGATTATGTTCCTGTGTATCTCTCTCGGGCTCCTTCTCTTTTCAAGGAAGGTGTTCTCGCCCTGGATGTGGCCCTGATCCAGGTC
Proteins encoded in this window:
- a CDS encoding purine-nucleoside phosphorylase — encoded protein: MQEEIARVEECLQYLAGRCSLQPRVGLVLGTGLGGLAERIEDAVTVPYGEIPHFPRSTVASHKGRLIFGRLAGCQVAAMQGRFHLYEGYHPKEITFPIRVMAALGIKALVISNAAGGLNPMFSPGDLMLIRDHINLTGQNPLIGENVEAWGPRFPDMTAPYSRALQELAEKTALELGLKLQQGIYVGVTGPSMETAAETRFLRFIGADAVGMSTIPEVIVAVHAGLQVLGLSVITNVNLPDNYQPAPIEQVIATAEKAAPRLVKLVAHILERM
- the fabD gene encoding ACP S-malonyltransferase; this translates as MILLDNKGAPFLMWWFSRVFWDAAEVAGRAGEIYSARPAAVRPVVNCSWGKKLLGQTGDGMKQGVVFLFPGQGSQYVGMGRSFFETYDDVRRLFQLGTDILGMDLERLCFEGPEEELVLTENVQPAITLVNIACLLVLELQGLQPAAVAGHSLGEYSALYAAAVLDEEAVLQLVKLRGRRMQQAADKHPGAMAAILNLAADRVAQICQECHIEMANYNSPGQLIVSGSDTGVAQAMEMAAAAGARRCVRLQVSGPWHSRYMEAARKEFQQDLAGFAFQDPRRPLVSNVDAAYVSSGEAARDNLARQLCSPVYWQQSMERLIEDGYRFFIEVGPKKVLRGLLRQINREVAVYNVEDEDSLEKCLTGLQKLAIVE